One genomic segment of Tiliqua scincoides isolate rTilSci1 chromosome 6, rTilSci1.hap2, whole genome shotgun sequence includes these proteins:
- the TLR3 gene encoding toll-like receptor 3 translates to MRNLIIFRMCLPFILLIFWINCGSGRNACIITNEMADCSHLKLTRIPSDLPINITALDISHNQLKALPPANLTKYSQLVYLNAGSNIISKLQPELCQNLPLLEVLKLQHNQLHILPDVFAYCTHLQELNLGFNIIVIQNDPFKNLKNLKILDVSHNHLVSAKLGSQQQLANLQELLMSENKIAELKKEDLYFLSNSSLKTLDLSSNPITEFHPDCFRVIGALHSLIMNKVQLGHDHTKKLCLELSGTSIWNLSLNQVQLPRISSSTFSGMNKTKLAILDLSNNGVSVIENDSFVWFSNLESLNLENNKIAQLLSHSLSGLYNVSYLNLRNSGIKKVYDRAFQFLKRLEDLTMDDNSFPEITSNTFIGLDSLKSLSLSSCTITSGTITNTTFSSLANSPLQFLNLTRTKTTSIEAGAFSWLGQLKTLDLGLNGIKDTLTGQEFKGLSNIETLYLSYNSQMSLNSNSFIFIPSVRKLMLRRIACSNLAIFPSPFRMLTNLTVLDISNNNIANMNDDLLDGLHKLEILEMQHNNLARLWKHANPGGPVLFLKDLPRLYLLNLESNGFDEIPDKAFHRLSQLRILNLGSNDLNLFPEFVFEDLTSLNSLSLQKNLITAIEEKVFGKLFKNLKELFMGFNPFDCTCDSIAWFVDWLNASKTSKPDLNNYLCNTPLKYHSDSVAHFDTSPCDSAPFKVVFIVTFTMTLLLIILVLFLHFEGWRIKFLWSVSVNRVLGFKEIDRLQQQFDYDAYIIHAVKDKNWVAKNFIPLEENNESIVRFCLEERDFEAGISEFEAIVDSIKRSRKIIFVVTEHLLEDAWCKRFKVYHAIQQAIEQSRDSIILVFRHDIPDYKLNSALCLRRAMFRSRCILEWPAQKERAAAFYQQLKLALKSSSKIL, encoded by the exons ATGAGGAATCTTATTATTTTTCGGATGTGCTTGCCTTTCATTCTTTTGATCTTCTGGATTAATTGTGGATCAGGCAGGAATGCTTGCATAATCACAAATGAGATGGCAGACTGTAGTCACTTGAAGTTGACGCGAATTCCTTCCGATCTTCCTATTAACATCACGGCCTTGGATATCTCTCACAATCAGCTAAAAGCATTGCCACCTGCAAACCTTACAAAGTACAGCCAGCTTGTTTACTTGAATGCGGGATCCAACATCATCTCAAAACTCCAGCCAGAACTGTGCCAGAATTTGCCCTTACTAGAAGTGCTGAAACTCCAGCATAATCAGCTGCATATACTtcctgatgtttttgcttattgTACCCATCTGCAGGAGCTTAACTTGGGATTCAACATAATAGTAATTCAGAATGACCCTTTCAAGAATCTGAAG AATTTGAAGATATTGGATGTCTCTCATAATCACCTAGTCTCTGCAAAACTAGGTTCTCAACAACAGTTAGCAAACCTTCAGGAGCTATTAATGTCGGAGAATAAAATTGCTGAATTAAAGAAAGAAGACCTGTATTTTCTTAGTAACTCTTCATTAAAAACACTGGACTTGTCATCAAACCCCATAACGGAG tttcACCCTGACTGCTTCCGTGTTATTGGAGCTCTGCATAGCCTTATCATGAACAAAGTTCAACTGGGACATGACcacacaaagaaactttgtttagAATTATCTGGCACAAGTATTTGGAATCTTTCATTGAACCAGGTGCAACTTCCCCGAATTTCCAGCTCAACCTTCAGTGGAATGAATAAAACAAAACTTGCCATTTTAGACCTCTCTAATAACGGTGTGTCTGTGATTGAAAATGACTCTTTTGTCTGGTTTTCAAATTTGGAGAGTTTAAATCTTGAGAATAATAAAATCGCACAACTGCTTTCTCATTCCCTCAGTGGATTGTACAATGTGAGTTACCTGAATTTGAGAAATTCTGGTATCAAAAAAGTTTATGATCGTGCTTTTCAGTTTCTAAAACGTTTGGAGGATCTTACTATGGATGATAACAGCTTTCCTGAGATTACTTCTAATACATTTATAGGTTTAGACAGTTTGAAAAGTTTGAGTTTAAGCAGCTGCACTATAACCTCAGGAACAATAACAAATACAACATTTTCATCTCTTGCCAATTCTCCTTTGCAGTTTCTCAACCTAACGAGAACTAAAACTACTTCTATTGAAGCTGGAGCCTTTTCTTGGTTAGGGCAACTAAAAACTCTGGACTTAGGCTTAAATGGTATTAAGGATACACTCACAGGCCAGGAATTTAAAGGTCTCAGTAATATTGAGACTCTCTATCTTTCTTACAACAGCCAGATGTCTTTGAACAgcaattcattcattttcattccaAGTGTTAGAAAGCTGATGTTGAGGAGAATAGCCTGCAGCAATCTTGCCATCTTTCCCTCGCCATTCCGTATGTTAACAAATTTGACAGTCCTGGATATCAGCAACAACAACATTGCAAACATGAATGATGACCTACTTGATGGACTCCACAAACTTGAAATTCTGGAAATGCAGCATAATAATCTGGCTCGACTTTGGAAGCATGCCAATCCTGGTGGTCctgtccttttcttaaaggacCTCCCAAGGCTGTATCTTCTTAATTTAGAATCAAATGGCTTTGATGAGATTCCTGATAAGGCTTTTCATCGTTTGTCTCAATTAAGAATCTTGAACTTGGGATCCAATGATTTGAATTTGTTCCCTGAGTTTGTCTTTGAAGACCTGACCTCTCTCAACTCACTGTCCCTCCAGAAGAACCTCATCACTGCTATTGAAGAAAAAGTGTTTGGTAAACTTTTCAAAAACTTGAAAGAACTATTTATGGGGTTCAATCCTTTTGACTGCACTTGTGACAGTATAGCTTGGTTTGTTGACTGGCTTAATGCGAGCAAAACTTCTAAGCCAGACTTAAATAACTATCTATGTAACACGCCGTTGAAATACCATAGTGATTCAGTGGCACATTTTGACACCTCACCGTGTGATAGCGCTCCATTTAAAGTAGTCTTCATTGTGACTTTCACCATGACACTCCTCCTTATCATTTTAGTCCTATTCCTTCACTTTGAAGGGTGGAGAATAAAATTCCTTTGGAGTGTTTCTGTAAACAGAGTCCTTGGTTTTAAAGAAATAGACAGACTACAGCAGCAGTTTGATTATGATGCCTACATCATCCATGCTGTAAAGGACAAGAATTGGGTGGCCAAGAACTTTATTCCTCTAGAAGAAAACAATGAATCAATAGTTAGGTTTTGTTTAGAGGAGCGTGATTTTGAAGCTGGAATATCTGAATTTGAAGCCATCGTTGACAGCATAAAGAGGAGCAGGAAGATAATATTTGTTGTAACTGAACATCTCTTAGAAGATGCCTGGTGCAAAAG